In Lolium rigidum isolate FL_2022 chromosome 3, APGP_CSIRO_Lrig_0.1, whole genome shotgun sequence, the genomic window GAAATAAAACTTCATGAATTGCTTCAGCAGTATCTTATCAACCGAGACTTTATGAATATTGTTTAGTATTTACCAACAGAATTAGAACTTTATGAATATATATGCCTATTTGTGCAGCAATGGAATCTACCAATATATTGCAAATGCAAATGAACGGGGAAAGATTTAGCACACCCATTAAGAAAGCAAGTGTTCCTCTCTCTGTAAGTCAATTGTGTTCCCTCACCATGGATATATTTAGTTGAATCATTATAAATGAATATGCTTACTGATTCATTGTTTTATGTTGAAGTGTTCATCTTTTATACCTGAATGTGAAGATAATTTGAAGCCTAAAGTAGGGATGACATTTGAGGGACTAGAGGCCGTGGAGAAGTTCTACAAGAATTATGCACACGAATCTGGTTTTGGAGTTCGTGTTGGACAGCAAAAGAAGTTAGTAAATGAGGTAGTTCGCACTAAACGATACATGTGTAACAGGGAAGGATTCAAGTCTGAGAAGGTTAAAGAGGTAGTTGATCCATCAAAGAAAAGGCGTAAGAACACAGCGACAAGATGTGGTTGTGATGCACACATCTTTGTGAAGCTGTGTGGTAATGATACATACAAGATAGAATCATTGGTTGAGCACCACAATCATGGTCTTGTGTCACCTGATAAGCGTCATTTGATACGATCAAATCGTCAAGTTAGTGAGAGGGCAAAGAATGCATTGTACACATGCCACAAAGCAAGCATAGGCACATGCCAGGCATACAGGCTCCTCCAAGTCAGTGAGGGTGGGATTGACGGTGTTGGATGCACAAAGAGAGACTTTCAAAACTATTATCGTGATCTCAGGTATAAAATAAGGAACGCAGATGCTCAAATGTTTGTTGCCCAACTAGCTAGAAAGCAAGAAGTTAATTCAGCCTTCTTCTATGATTTTGAAGTGAGTGATGAAGGAAAtttgaagtatgtgttctgggcaGATGCCATTCGGTGGGGAGAAGTAAAAGAATAAAGAGAGGAAAGGAGATGAATGGGGAAGAacagaaaaggaagaaaaaagaagCCAAGGCCAAGGTCGCGCGCATGTGCAGGACGTGCAATACATTAGGATTTCATGATAGTCGCAAGTGCCCAAGTAAAAATAGTCAAGGAAAAGAAATGAATGTGCAAGAAATTCATACAGATGGTGCATCATGAAAGCTGCAACTCTTGCAAGAAAAAACAATTGCTTATCAATATTACTATTTTAGTTAGTATACGAAATGTCTTTATGTAATGgattataatttttattttgtctaGCTGTTTATCTTAGGGTCGGCAGATTCAATGTATTGCAAGTTTCTATCAGGTTTTGAAGCACCAGCTTTGGACATAGTTCTTTCTTTTTTTGATTAGAGGAAAGACGGAGGATGCTTGCCTTGCGAATTTGCAAAGACCTGTAAAAATAACAACTGAAAAATAACAACTTGCCTTGTTTGCCGCAGCTTTAACAGCACACCGAGCCTCTCAAATAGCACACATCTCTGCTTTAGAAGGTTTTTGCTTTTGTGAGCGGCGCCATATCTTATAAATCCGGCTCCTTCCTGCACACATGCATCCACCTGAGATGTTTTAATCTCTGTTTACAATGTTGTCCTGTTAGATAGCAGCAACATGCTAGGATACTGAACTGAAAACAGAACATACTATGTTCAGACCTCACAATTCAGAAGGAGAACTTTATTTATGAACATCACGAATGTGTTTACAATCAGTTCCTGCAACATACATCATCCATGCCCTTGTTTCTAATAGAAGCTGCTAACTCGAACTTCAGGAACTACATCACACAAGAATCTAATTTCTATGTAAAtggtagtacatcatctagagacATCTGATGCCTTTTCTGGATTGGTGACACCACAGAAGCACAGCGCTATTTGCCAAGCCAACAAGTTGTAAACCATTCACACAGAAGTAAAACCATCATGCAATCTAGAGATCCATTGCCTCCGCTTCCAGAACTCAAGTAGCATAGACCAACACCTCACCATCATCATTCATCACAAACTGCAGTTAAATTGGTGTCGAAATTCAGTTAAAACTCACATATTCAGAAGCAAATTGGTACCCACATTCAGGTCGTCACCTGCAGCGCCGATGAGATGCCGCTAGGTCTGAAGTCGAGCTCGGCCACGTGTCTCTCCGTCCCTCGCACCCTCGACCGGATAAACCTCGCCTTGCTGCCTTCCATGTCGGAGGCGCCCTTCAGCGGATCCGCCAGCAGCAGCTCGCCGCCATGGCTGACGGTGAAGCCGGGGCTCCTGTAGAGCATGCCCAAGGAGGCGGCAGTGGAGAGTGAGCATGTCGAAAGAGGGCCGGCCTGCAAGTCGCCCACGCGGAAGAAATTTAGGAGGACGGCGGCCTTGGCCTCGTCGCCCTTGGTCGGCAGAAGGGGAAAACGAAGAACGGGTGGGGATTCAGGGATTAGGGAGTTAGGACGcttagggttttttttttgcaaaattgtacTTTGATTAAATCCAGAAGCGGGCGTGTAATTGTAAAGTTATCATCGACTCGACGTGAGGCACAGGATGATGATCGTTCGGCACAAACGCGTCGGATGCATGGGTGCACGAAGGGGCCGGATTCATAAGATACGgcgccctttattattaggtatagattactaccattgacaaaattgtttctatattttcaaaataaaaactctagcacaaaaatagtaatccatgtttccctctgcgaagggtcaatcttttattttatgttgagttagtttactcatttctttctatcttagaagcaaacacttgtgttaactgtgtgcattgattcttacatgtttacttattgcacctgttatattactctatgttgacaaatatccatgagatatacatgttacaagttgaaagcattcgctgaaacttaatcattctttgtgttgcttcaattcattctactttgaatttattgcttatgagttagctcttatgcaactcttattgatacttgtcttgaaagtactattcatgaaaagttttcctatatgattcatttgtttagtcattatctttaatagcaatcttttgttcagatcactccattcatctcatatgctttacaataatgttgatcaagattatgttggtagcatgtcacttcagaaattatttgtgttatcgtttacctactcgaggacgagtaggaactaagcttggggatgcttgatacgtctcaaacgtatctataatttcttatgttccatgctacttttattacaatacttgaatgttttatacatactttacagacattattatacattttccggcactaacctattaacaagatgccgaagtgtcgattctgttttcgctcgtttttggtttcgaaatcctagtaagaaaatattctcagaattggacgaaatcaacgcccaggggcctatttttgcacgaagcttccagaagaccgaaagggagacgaagtggggccacgaggtggccacacaccagggcggcgcggcccaggccctggccgcgccggcctagtgtgtgggcccctcgtgacgccctttgacctacccttccgcctacaaatagccttcgtcgcgaaaccccctgtaccgagagccacgatacggaaaaccttccagatacgccgccgtcgcgaatcccatctcggggattcaggagatcgcctccggcaccctcgccgagaggggaatcatcaccggaggggctctacatcatcatgcccgcctccggattgatgcgtgagtagttcatccttggactatgggtccagggcagtagctagatggttgtcttctccgcttgtgctatcattgtttagatcttgtgagctgcctaacatgatcaagatcatctatttgtaatgctacatgttgtgtttggcgggatccgatgaatatagaatattatgttaagttgattatcaatctatcatatatgtgttgtttatgttcttgcatgctctccgttgctagtagaggctctagccaagttgatacttgtaactccaagagggagtaattatgctcgatagtgggttcatgcctccatttaatctgggacagtgacaaaaagttctaaggttgtggatgtgctgttgctactagggataaaacattgatgctttgtctaaggatatttgtgttgattacattacgcaccatacttaatgcaattatctcgttgtttacaacttaataccggaagggttcggatgataactcgaaggtggattatttaggcatagatgcatgctggatagcggtctatgtactttgtcgtaatgccccgattaaatcacatagtaatcatcgttgatatgtattgaatctttatttgtcaattgcccgcccgtaatttgttcacccaagatgttagttatcttattggagagacacctctatcgaaccgtggaccccggtccattcttttacatctgaatacattctaccgcAATCTCTgtttttactcgttctttgcaaacaaacaccatcttccactcgat contains:
- the LOC124697849 gene encoding protein FAR1-RELATED SEQUENCE 5-like isoform X1, producing the protein MESTNILQMQMNGERFSTPIKKASVPLSCSSFIPECEDNLKPKVGMTFEGLEAVEKFYKNYAHESGFGVRVGQQKKLVNEVVRTKRYMCNREGFKSEKVKEVVDPSKKRRKNTATRCGCDAHIFVKLCGNDTYKIESLVEHHNHGLVSPDKRHLIRSNRQVSERAKNALYTCHKASIGTCQAYRLLQVSEGGIDGVGCTKRDFQNYYRDLRYKIRNADAQMFVAQLARKQEVNSAFFYDFEVSDEGNLKYVFWADAIRWGEVKE
- the LOC124697849 gene encoding protein FAR1-RELATED SEQUENCE 5-like isoform X2, which codes for MESTNILQMQMNGERFSTPIKKASVPLSCSSFIPECEDNLKPKVGMTFEGLEAVEKFYKNYAHESGFGVRVGQQKKLVNEVVRTKRYMCNREGFKSEKVKEVVDPSKKRRKNTATRCGCDAHIFVKLCGNDTYKIESLVEHHNHGLVSPDKRHLIRSNRQVSERAKNALYTCHKASIGTCQAYRLLQVSEGGIDGVGCTKRDFQNYYRDLSE